In Patescibacteria group bacterium, the following proteins share a genomic window:
- a CDS encoding nitrophenyl compound nitroreductase subunit ArsF family protein: MKKKILLFSLIIIAPLLLAGCEGENKTYYFDKDGNMTTEKSAETEVVPAREIPADKVQVFLFHAAQRCATCIAIGKLAGETVNERFRDELKAGKIEFKEINIDLPENKELALKFQASGSALFLNSNYNGEDHIVQNTKVWQLTGNPTAFKDYLEGRINALLGK; encoded by the coding sequence ATGAAAAAGAAAATTCTTTTGTTTTCGTTAATTATTATTGCTCCTTTGCTCTTAGCGGGATGCGAAGGCGAAAATAAAACATATTACTTTGATAAAGACGGAAACATGACCACTGAAAAATCAGCGGAAACTGAAGTTGTTCCTGCGAGAGAAATTCCGGCCGATAAAGTCCAGGTATTTCTTTTCCATGCGGCCCAGCGCTGCGCTACTTGCATTGCCATAGGCAAACTGGCCGGAGAAACAGTAAACGAAAGATTCCGGGACGAGCTTAAAGCGGGAAAAATTGAGTTTAAGGAAATAAATATCGACCTGCCCGAGAATAAGGAATTGGCGTTAAAATTCCAGGCCAGCGGGTCGGCGCTTTTTTTAAATTCTAACTACAACGGAGAGGATCATATCGTCCAAAACACTAAAGTCTGGCAACTGACCGGCAATCCGACAGCATTCAAGGACTACCTTGAAGGACGGATTAATGCTTTACTCGGAAAATAA
- a CDS encoding aromatic aminobenezylarsenical efflux permease ArsG family transporter produces the protein MDFISALIDNYNIPLLTAFLLGILTSISPCPLATNITAIAYISKEIKTIKNTLLNGLFYTFGRGVSYTLLATLIYFGISSFSISSIFQGWGDKILGVALIIISLIMFGVIKINIGLKNKKFDEIKEWLSKKGYIGSMLLGMLFALVFCPYSGVLFFSVLIPLVLSSAESLLLPPIFALGTGLPVIVFSLFLAFSVNKIGKMFNALQKIEKVMRYAIASIFMLAGIYYLQYLITYLANL, from the coding sequence ATGGATTTTATCAGTGCCCTAATAGACAATTACAATATCCCCCTGCTTACCGCATTTTTACTAGGCATTTTGACCTCTATCAGCCCATGCCCCTTGGCGACCAATATTACGGCAATCGCCTACATTTCCAAAGAAATTAAGACAATAAAAAACACTTTATTGAATGGCTTATTTTACACATTTGGACGAGGCGTAAGCTACACTCTGCTGGCGACTCTCATTTACTTTGGCATCTCTTCTTTTTCAATTTCAAGTATTTTTCAAGGCTGGGGTGATAAAATTCTTGGAGTCGCGCTCATCATAATCAGCCTCATAATGTTTGGGGTGATAAAAATAAACATAGGATTAAAAAACAAAAAGTTTGACGAAATAAAAGAATGGCTTTCTAAAAAAGGCTACATTGGCTCCATGCTCCTCGGGATGTTGTTTGCCCTAGTATTTTGTCCTTATAGCGGAGTATTGTTTTTCAGTGTTCTTATCCCCTTGGTCTTAAGTTCAGCCGAGAGTCTGCTATTGCCTCCTATTTTTGCCCTCGGAACAGGTTTGCCGGTTATTGTCTTTTCCCTGTTTTTAGCTTTTAGCGTTAATAAAATCGGAAAAATGTTTAACGCGCTGCAAAAAATCGAAAAAGTAATGCGCTACGCCATTGCTTCAATTTTTATGCTGGCCGGAATCTATTATCTGCAATATTTGATCACATACCTAGCAAACTTATAA
- a CDS encoding phosphoribosyltransferase family protein — METSPKKFVIKEKYSWEEFERDVKILADKVKMDYLPDAVVAIAEGGWVPGRIIKKYIKADYFSIGCRHHDENYGEMEEVQVYQEIDKKNIFGKKILVIDEICDSGKTLKKVSEILKAMGPQEVRSAVIHVRHSSAFAPDYFLEKKSNDNYIVYPWE; from the coding sequence ATGGAAACCAGCCCAAAAAAATTCGTAATCAAAGAAAAATATTCCTGGGAAGAGTTCGAGCGCGACGTTAAAATTCTCGCCGATAAAGTTAAGATGGATTATCTTCCTGACGCAGTCGTCGCAATCGCCGAAGGCGGCTGGGTGCCGGGCAGGATTATTAAAAAATATATTAAAGCCGATTATTTCTCTATCGGCTGCCGGCACCATGACGAAAATTACGGCGAAATGGAAGAGGTGCAGGTTTACCAGGAAATAGATAAAAAAAATATTTTCGGGAAAAAAATCCTGGTAATCGATGAAATTTGCGATTCGGGAAAAACCCTGAAGAAAGTCTCTGAAATATTAAAAGCTATGGGTCCGCAAGAAGTCCGCTCGGCGGTTATTCACGTAAGGCATTCTTCGGCCTTCGCGCCCGACTATTTTCTCGAAAAAAAATCAAACGATAATTATATCGTTTATCCCTGGGAATAA
- the mtnP gene encoding S-methyl-5'-thioadenosine phosphorylase, which translates to MNKIKLAIIGGTGFYGLEGINFTDRSVKTPYGQVKIKTGEYKGIELAFLNRHGEGRNLPPHLINYRANIFALKKIGVRAILATNTVGAINTKMKPGSLVFIDQFIDFTKSRSGTFFDGEKGVVHIDLTNPYCEIIRQELIKAAKEKNMPFHEKGTLIVTEGPRFETPAEIKFFRSIGADLVGMTGFPEAALAREAGICYASICIATNFAAGASNELLNIEEIGAAMEKVKKPLYELILAVADRHVFSSDCQCKSSEKQFELLLNKK; encoded by the coding sequence ATGAATAAAATCAAACTGGCGATTATCGGGGGAACCGGGTTTTACGGCCTGGAGGGCATAAATTTTACTGATCGCAGCGTTAAAACTCCTTACGGACAGGTAAAAATTAAGACCGGAGAATACAAAGGGATTGAGTTGGCTTTTTTAAACCGCCACGGGGAAGGGCGTAATTTGCCGCCCCATTTAATTAATTACCGGGCCAATATTTTTGCCCTGAAAAAAATCGGGGTAAGAGCGATTCTGGCGACCAATACGGTTGGTGCGATTAACACCAAAATGAAGCCAGGAAGTTTAGTGTTTATCGACCAATTTATTGATTTTACGAAATCCCGGAGCGGAACTTTTTTTGACGGCGAAAAAGGCGTCGTACACATTGACCTGACTAATCCGTATTGCGAAATAATTAGGCAAGAGTTAATAAAGGCGGCTAAAGAAAAAAATATGCCGTTTCATGAAAAGGGAACGCTCATCGTTACCGAAGGGCCAAGGTTTGAAACGCCCGCCGAAATAAAATTTTTCAGGTCTATCGGCGCGGATTTAGTAGGCATGACCGGATTTCCCGAAGCGGCATTGGCGCGCGAAGCCGGAATTTGCTACGCCTCAATCTGCATTGCTACCAATTTCGCCGCCGGCGCCAGTAATGAGCTTTTAAATATTGAAGAAATAGGCGCGGCCATGGAAAAAGTTAAAAAGCCTCTTTATGAATTAATTTTAGCTGTCGCCGATCGCCACGTTTTTTCTTCGGACTGCCAGTGCAAAAGCAGTGAAAAACAATTTGAATTGCTTCTTAATAAAAAATAG
- a CDS encoding ABC transporter permease, whose translation MEDKIYPLGRYKPQKRSKLYFILLDSWVLIKRSLMHILKNRDQIMGLTIQPIMFMLLFRYVFGGAINTGPINYVNFLVAGILIQSVAFGSLTTSLSVAADLQRGIIDRLKSLPIFGLATILGHIVADIARNLIQSLVMIAVGFLVGFRPTAGLGEWLEIAGLLLLFTLSMSFIAAILGLIAKSVESVQWLGFFVVFPLTFASAAFVPTQTMPSFLRVFAENQPVTHVIEAVRALMNGLPVGSHAWISIVWSAGIIAVSAPITAYLFRNHTGR comes from the coding sequence ATGGAAGATAAAATTTACCCATTAGGACGATACAAGCCGCAGAAGCGCTCCAAGCTATATTTTATTTTGCTTGATAGCTGGGTTTTAATTAAACGCAGTTTGATGCATATTTTAAAAAACCGCGACCAAATAATGGGCCTGACCATCCAGCCGATAATGTTTATGCTTCTTTTCCGCTATGTTTTCGGCGGGGCAATCAACACCGGCCCGATTAACTACGTAAATTTTCTGGTCGCCGGCATTTTAATCCAGAGCGTGGCCTTCGGCTCCTTAACCACCTCTTTAAGCGTCGCGGCCGATCTCCAGCGCGGCATCATTGATCGGTTAAAATCCCTGCCGATTTTCGGCCTGGCCACGATCCTCGGGCATATCGTTGCAGATATCGCGCGGAATCTAATTCAATCTCTGGTTATGATCGCTGTCGGCTTTCTGGTTGGTTTTCGTCCGACCGCCGGCCTTGGCGAATGGCTCGAGATTGCCGGGCTGCTGCTCTTATTTACTTTGAGCATGTCCTTTATCGCCGCCATTTTGGGACTCATCGCTAAATCAGTTGAAAGCGTGCAATGGCTTGGCTTTTTCGTCGTCTTCCCCCTCACTTTCGCCTCCGCCGCTTTTGTACCCACGCAAACTATGCCGAGTTTTTTAAGAGTTTTCGCGGAAAATCAGCCGGTTACGCACGTAATTGAGGCGGTGCGCGCCTTAATGAACGGCCTGCCGGTCGGCAGCCACGCCTGGATTTCAATCGTCTGGAGCGCCGGCATTATTGCTGTTTCCGCGCCGATCACGGCTTATCTTTTCCGAAACCATACCGGACGATAA
- a CDS encoding ATP-binding cassette domain-containing protein, with product MNQAIYAENLRKSFKGIEVLKGVDLAVERGTILALLGPNGAGKTTIIRILSTLLPDYAGKAAVNGFDVASHPQKVRKSIGLTGQYAAVDEYLNGLENLEMMGRLYHLNYNGAKKRAVELLEQFDLVDAQNRAVKTYSGGMRRRLDLALSLIAAPPVIFLDEPTTGLDPRSRMAMWEIIKKLVDSEATILLTTQYLEEADLLADKVAVLDEGKIIAEGAPEELKNLVGRERLKLTIGKKNDFEKIAQTIKGEGIQTNSEELSISLATDGSVPEIQRVLNYITQSGAEISSMSLDKPTMDDVFLHLTGRMAAEENNKANSQKNGR from the coding sequence ATGAATCAGGCCATTTACGCAGAAAATTTAAGGAAATCTTTCAAAGGCATTGAGGTTTTAAAAGGCGTGGATTTAGCGGTTGAAAGAGGAACTATCTTGGCCTTACTGGGTCCGAATGGGGCCGGTAAAACCACTATCATCCGCATACTAAGCACTCTTCTTCCGGACTATGCCGGCAAGGCGGCGGTAAACGGCTTTGATGTCGCGTCGCATCCCCAAAAAGTACGCAAGAGCATCGGCTTAACCGGCCAATACGCCGCTGTTGATGAATATCTTAACGGCCTGGAAAATCTAGAGATGATGGGACGGCTTTATCATCTAAACTATAATGGCGCAAAAAAACGAGCCGTTGAACTGCTTGAGCAATTTGACTTAGTTGACGCGCAAAACCGGGCGGTAAAAACTTATTCAGGAGGCATGCGCCGGCGCCTGGATTTGGCTTTAAGCCTTATAGCCGCGCCGCCCGTAATTTTTCTTGATGAGCCGACTACCGGGCTGGATCCAAGAAGCCGGATGGCGATGTGGGAGATAATAAAAAAATTAGTTGATTCCGAAGCCACGATTCTTTTGACGACGCAATACCTTGAGGAGGCGGATCTTTTAGCTGATAAGGTCGCGGTTTTGGACGAAGGCAAAATTATCGCCGAAGGCGCGCCGGAAGAGTTAAAAAATCTTGTCGGCAGAGAGCGGCTAAAATTGACCATCGGTAAAAAAAACGATTTTGAAAAAATCGCGCAAACGATTAAGGGTGAAGGCATTCAAACCAATTCGGAGGAACTTAGCATAAGTTTGGCAACGGATGGAAGCGTGCCGGAGATACAGAGAGTTTTAAATTACATTACCCAAAGCGGCGCCGAAATAAGTTCTATGTCCTTAGACAAGCCGACTATGGATGATGTTTTTCTGCATCTAACCGGCCGCATGGCCGCTGAAGAAAATAATAAAGCTAACAGCCAAAAAAATGGAAGATAA
- a CDS encoding permease-like cell division protein FtsX, giving the protein MFLSFIRIIKFSLQDIYRNIWLSLVTITILILALFSVNMLLTIKIIGDAAIDSVKDKIDISLYLKPDSKEEEILAVKSKVSNLDEVKEVRYISKAEALKKFNEKHKNDPAILEALKELDANPLTPTLVIQAKNAGQFDGLIRKINEIDSTAIESRDFNDNKAILSKINSITNKVSEVGIFISVIFILITALLVYNSIRVAIYIHRREIGIMRLVGASNIFIKMPYMVSSIIYTLVGILVVIAIFLPFLGLLQPYLETFFIGYNINIISFFVQNFFKIFGLEFLGLAAINSIASTIAVSKYSKV; this is encoded by the coding sequence ATGTTTTTATCTTTTATAAGGATAATTAAATTCAGCCTCCAAGATATTTACCGGAACATCTGGCTGTCTTTGGTTACGATTACGATTTTAATTTTGGCGCTTTTTTCCGTAAACATGCTTTTGACTATAAAAATAATCGGCGACGCGGCTATTGATTCGGTTAAAGATAAAATTGACATTAGCCTTTATTTAAAGCCCGACTCAAAAGAAGAAGAAATCCTCGCGGTTAAATCCAAAGTGAGTAATTTGGATGAAGTAAAAGAGGTCCGCTACATATCTAAAGCCGAAGCCTTGAAAAAATTTAATGAAAAGCATAAAAACGATCCGGCGATACTGGAAGCCTTAAAGGAGCTGGATGCTAATCCCCTAACCCCGACCCTGGTAATCCAGGCTAAAAACGCCGGACAGTTTGACGGCCTGATTAGAAAAATAAATGAAATCGATTCAACGGCCATCGAATCGAGGGACTTTAACGACAACAAGGCCATCTTAAGCAAAATCAATTCCATAACTAATAAAGTAAGCGAAGTAGGAATATTTATAAGCGTTATTTTTATCCTGATTACGGCCCTCTTAGTCTATAATTCCATCCGCGTAGCCATCTATATCCACCGGAGGGAAATCGGGATTATGCGGCTGGTCGGCGCGTCCAATATTTTCATCAAAATGCCGTATATGGTTTCGAGCATTATCTATACATTAGTCGGAATACTGGTGGTAATAGCGATTTTTTTGCCCTTTCTGGGGCTTTTACAGCCGTATCTGGAAACATTTTTTATCGGCTATAATATCAATATAATTTCCTTCTTTGTCCAAAATTTCTTCAAGATCTTCGGGTTGGAATTTTTGGGCCTCGCGGCAATTAATTCGATCGCCAGCACAATCGCGGTAAGCAAATACTCAAAAGTTTAA
- the ftsE gene encoding cell division ATP-binding protein FtsE — protein MIKLLNVSKIYQPDIKALNQVTLHIKPGEFVSIVGQSGTGKTTIIKALIGEERISSGKVVIGGWDVTRIKSADIPFLRRQIGVIFQDYKLLNKKTLGENVEFALQVCGQPPRKIKNIVPHVMKIVGLEDKMNRYPNEVSGGEQQRTAIARALVHRPKILLADEPTGNLDSINTKEIIDLLLKINKFGTTVALVTHNREVVNRLKRRVITLDCGCLISDQECGKYIL, from the coding sequence ATGATTAAACTTTTAAACGTTTCAAAAATATACCAGCCGGATATTAAAGCCTTAAACCAGGTGACTTTGCATATTAAGCCCGGCGAATTTGTCTCAATTGTCGGCCAGTCCGGAACCGGAAAAACGACAATCATTAAAGCGTTGATAGGGGAGGAAAGGATATCATCAGGCAAGGTGGTAATCGGCGGCTGGGATGTTACCCGCATTAAGTCGGCCGACATCCCGTTTTTAAGGCGCCAGATCGGAGTGATCTTCCAGGACTACAAGCTTTTAAATAAAAAAACTCTGGGTGAAAACGTTGAGTTCGCCCTGCAGGTTTGCGGCCAGCCGCCAAGAAAAATAAAAAATATCGTCCCGCACGTAATGAAAATTGTCGGCTTGGAAGATAAGATGAACCGCTATCCGAACGAGGTGTCGGGCGGCGAACAGCAAAGGACCGCTATCGCCCGGGCCTTAGTCCATCGGCCTAAAATACTATTAGCGGACGAGCCGACCGGCAATTTGGATTCGATTAATACCAAGGAGATAATTGATCTCTTGTTGAAAATAAATAAATTTGGAACGACTGTCGCTTTAGTTACCCATAACCGCGAAGTAGTTAACCGCTTAAAGCGCCGGGTTATTACTTTGGACTGCGGCTGTCTTATAAGCGACCAGGAATGCGGAAAATATATATTGTAA
- a CDS encoding prepilin-type N-terminal cleavage/methylation domain-containing protein, with protein sequence MTSELLKKVLAAGKIVRGFTLIELLVVISIIGFLSTFAIVSLKSSRMKARDARRMAELKQIRTALNMYFDANASFPTINRACSAACTSPASCVVTPNWTTLVTALAPYIKLPADPLNTNPYCYAYDSEGGAGFGLIANMEVNTAAESSDGGSYVTLYEVGPDIRATWW encoded by the coding sequence ATGACAAGCGAACTACTAAAAAAGGTGCTGGCAGCCGGTAAAATCGTACGCGGCTTCACTTTAATCGAGCTCTTGGTTGTAATTTCCATCATCGGATTTTTATCAACTTTCGCGATCGTGTCCTTGAAAAGTTCAAGGATGAAAGCGCGCGACGCGAGAAGAATGGCTGAATTAAAGCAAATCCGCACCGCCTTAAACATGTATTTTGACGCAAACGCTAGCTTTCCTACTATTAACAGGGCTTGCAGTGCGGCCTGCACCAGCCCGGCCTCGTGCGTTGTTACACCGAACTGGACTACGCTTGTTACGGCTTTAGCGCCTTATATTAAGCTTCCGGCAGATCCGTTAAACACCAATCCTTATTGCTACGCTTATGACAGTGAAGGAGGCGCCGGCTTCGGGCTGATTGCCAACATGGAAGTAAATACCGCGGCCGAATCAAGCGACGGAGGCTCATACGTCACCCTTTACGAAGTTGGTCCGGACATAAGAGCTACCTGGTGGTAA
- a CDS encoding RlpA-like double-psi beta-barrel domain-containing protein gives MNKKTIFNALLTAVFLLAGVLGNFSGEAAKGAGGIFKINLDLKTIEKGYTVSDPDGRLKLSLVPGILSGDTGVEIQELDEKFSYPWELEKISPVMQFEFNNKSAYDNHKPFYIQFSYNKDDSGLKQVFFYDKGAAAWRALPTWDFPDQKFVRSLIHLPFARIAVFSNPNILTKGKASWYSYKKGMFAASPDFPIGSKLRVHVSGAKTDKYVDVTVNDYGPDRKTHPDRVVDLTKEAFKKIASLSDGTATVYVEPLVITGSLKLKLAEYEKGARFAPDLNFRASIVMNENTGKILEAVNATTTLPLASLTKIIAVKVFLEAHPTTTEIAAYSMKDEEYNYLYCKPWESGKLKLEEGETLTVKDLIYSSLTGSTNNTVETLVRVSGLTRDGFIKRMNDLAEFYGAESTFFIEPTGLSPKNVSSAKDYAIITKEVLREPIIREASVSKVYKFKTYKKDGKEISHSINNTNTLVRQGKYEFTGSKTGYLNEALYCLMSRVKAANGENLIIVTLGAKSRDESFKKTEELIQYSLIALEKNSAPDKLALSE, from the coding sequence ATGAATAAAAAAACAATCTTTAACGCGCTTTTAACAGCCGTTTTTCTACTAGCGGGGGTTTTGGGAAATTTTTCCGGAGAGGCGGCCAAGGGGGCGGGCGGAATTTTTAAAATCAATTTGGATCTTAAAACCATTGAGAAAGGCTATACGGTGAGCGATCCGGACGGCCGGTTAAAATTATCTTTGGTGCCGGGGATATTATCCGGCGATACGGGAGTGGAAATCCAGGAGCTGGATGAAAAATTTTCTTATCCCTGGGAATTGGAGAAAATCAGCCCGGTAATGCAGTTTGAATTCAATAATAAAAGCGCTTATGACAACCATAAGCCTTTTTACATCCAGTTTTCCTACAATAAAGACGACTCGGGGCTAAAGCAAGTATTTTTTTATGACAAGGGGGCCGCGGCCTGGCGGGCTTTGCCAACTTGGGACTTTCCGGATCAAAAATTCGTCCGTTCGCTTATCCATCTGCCTTTCGCCCGCATCGCTGTTTTTTCCAACCCCAATATTTTAACTAAAGGAAAGGCTAGCTGGTACAGCTACAAAAAAGGAATGTTCGCCGCTTCGCCCGATTTTCCTATTGGTTCAAAATTACGCGTCCATGTGTCGGGCGCCAAGACGGATAAGTATGTCGACGTTACGGTGAATGATTACGGTCCGGACCGAAAAACGCATCCGGATCGGGTCGTTGATTTAACTAAAGAGGCATTTAAAAAAATCGCCAGCCTTTCGGACGGCACTGCTACAGTGTATGTTGAACCGCTAGTTATAACCGGAAGCCTGAAGCTCAAGCTGGCGGAGTATGAAAAAGGGGCCAGATTCGCGCCGGACTTGAATTTTCGCGCTTCAATCGTTATGAATGAGAATACCGGAAAAATCCTTGAGGCCGTAAACGCGACAACCACTCTTCCTTTGGCCAGCCTGACGAAAATAATTGCCGTAAAAGTTTTTCTGGAAGCCCATCCGACAACAACGGAAATTGCCGCGTACAGCATGAAGGACGAAGAGTATAATTACCTTTATTGCAAACCATGGGAATCGGGAAAGCTTAAGCTTGAGGAAGGGGAAACTTTGACGGTAAAAGACTTGATTTATTCCAGCCTGACCGGGTCCACCAATAATACGGTAGAAACTTTAGTTCGGGTGAGCGGTTTGACGCGGGATGGATTTATTAAAAGAATGAACGATTTAGCTGAATTTTATGGGGCAGAATCCACTTTTTTTATCGAGCCGACCGGATTGTCGCCGAAGAACGTGAGTTCAGCCAAAGATTATGCTATAATAACTAAAGAGGTTTTAAGGGAGCCGATTATAAGAGAGGCGAGCGTCTCCAAAGTCTATAAATTCAAGACTTATAAAAAAGACGGTAAGGAAATAAGCCATTCAATAAACAACACCAATACTCTCGTCCGGCAGGGAAAATACGAGTTCACCGGATCAAAGACCGGATACTTGAACGAAGCCTTGTATTGCCTTATGTCCCGGGTCAAAGCGGCTAACGGCGAAAATTTGATCATCGTAACCTTAGGCGCTAAAAGCCGGGATGAGAGTTTTAAAAAAACCGAAGAGTTAATTCAATATAGCCTGATCGCTCTGGAAAAAAATTCCGCCCCGGATAAACTGGCGCTATCGGAGTAA
- a CDS encoding septum formation initiator family protein has translation MARNRNNPILRRIFTSQIFLTIAGLGILILLSFPLAKNISQRHKIDKEVGKMQEEIGRIEKKNSGLKKLVNYLESDQFAESEARIKLGLKKSGEEVVGIKEQTGIAEEPSELQTVFNMPGLNNNQDEKSESNPGRWLKYFFARKNSL, from the coding sequence ATGGCGAGAAACAGAAATAATCCAATACTGCGCCGCATTTTCACTTCCCAAATTTTTTTGACTATCGCCGGACTGGGTATTTTAATCCTGTTGAGCTTCCCCTTGGCTAAAAATATTTCTCAAAGGCATAAAATCGATAAAGAGGTGGGAAAAATGCAGGAAGAAATAGGGAGGATTGAGAAAAAAAACAGCGGGTTGAAAAAGCTCGTTAATTATCTTGAATCTGACCAGTTTGCCGAATCAGAGGCGCGGATAAAATTGGGCTTAAAAAAAAGCGGCGAAGAGGTAGTCGGAATAAAAGAACAGACCGGGATAGCGGAAGAGCCAAGCGAACTGCAAACGGTATTTAATATGCCGGGGCTGAATAATAACCAAGATGAAAAATCCGAAAGCAATCCGGGCCGGTGGCTAAAATATTTTTTCGCGAGAAAAAACAGCCTTTGA